In Exiguobacterium acetylicum, the genomic stretch AACTCCCGGCGCCACTCTCTCTGCTGTTCGTCGTCTCACGAGAGAGGTTCCACGTGAAACACTGTATTCAGTATACCTGTTTTTGCTTCCGTTTGTGAACCATTTCGCACAAAAAACGGTACTGACTCAAAAGTCAGTCTCGACAAAGATAGGGATGGCAGAATGATGATCTGCCACCCCTATTCCGTAACAAAAAGAATGACGCGTCACACGCCACTCCTACAGGAAAAGCGCATTGATGCGCTGTCAGAGACGAACAAGACCCGCTTTCCTGCTTAAATGAAGCAGGAAAGCTGGCTTGTGTCTCGCCTGAGGAAAGGGCGTGAAAAGACGCGTCATTCTTTTTTAAGTCAGCCCTGTTGGGACTTATGCTTCTTCGTAGAGATCACGCAAGACGACTGTCTGTTCACGACCCGGTCCGACCGAGAACGTGACGAGTGAGATACCTGTGAGATCCGCAATCCGCTTAACGTAGTTCTGTGCGTTCAACGGTAGATCTTCAAAGCGACGGACACCTGTGATGTCCTCTTTCCAGCCTGGCAGTTCTTCGTAAACTGGAACACATGCTTCGAGATCACGGAAGCTTGCTGGGTACTCATCGATCTGTTTACCGTTGAATTCGTATGATGTACAGATCTTCAATGTGTCGAGTCCTGTCAAAACGTCGATCGAGTTGAGCGAAAGATCCGTCAATCCACTTGTACGACGCGAGTGGCGAACAACGACCGAGTCGAACCAACCAACACGACGTGGACGTCCTGTCGTTGTTCCGTATTCACGACCGACTTCACGGATTTGATGACCGATGTCATCGAACAATTCCGTTGGGAACGGACCGTCACCGACACGTGACGTGTACGCTTTACAAACACCAACGACGTGATCAATCCGGGCTGGACCGACACCGACACCTGATGCAACACCGCCAGCTGATGCGTTCGACGATGTAACGAACGGGTACGTTCCGTGGTCAAGGTCGAGTAAGACACCTTGTGCGCCTTCGAACAACACTTTTTCGCCGTGATCAAGGCTATCGTTGACGACGACGGATGTATCGCAGACGTATTTCGCGAATTCTTGTCCATACGCATAGTACTCTTCGAAGATATCGTCGAACGCGATTGGTTCAGCGTCATACATCTTCGTGAACATGCGGTTCTTTTGGTCGAGAACGATCTTCAACTTCTCAGCGAACGTTTCTTTGTCGAGTAAGTCTGCCATCCGGATACCGATGCGAGCGGCTTTATCCATGTAGCACGGTCCGATTCCTTTTAGCGTCGTTCCGACTTTTGCGTCGCCTTTCGCTTCTTCTTCTAACTGATCCTGCAACTGATGATACGGCAAGATGACATGCGCCCGATTCGAAATTAACAAGTTATCCGTTGAGACACCACGATCGTGCAGATACTTCAATTCCTTGACGAGTGATTTCGGGTTAACGACGAGACCGTTCCCGATGACACATTTCTTATCCGAGTAAAAAATACCTGATGGGATCAAGTGCAATTTGTACGTCTCGTTATTGAATACGATCGTATGTCCTGCATTGTCTCCACCTTGATAACGTGCTACGACGTCGGCTTGTTTCGAAAGAAAATCGGTGATTTTCCCTTTTCCTTCGTCGCCCCACTGTGTTCCGACTACTACTACTGATGACATCTTATCATCCACCTCCACGTACGATTCAAAACCACGACTAAGTGTAACGCGATAAAAAAAAGAAGTCAACCAAATACCGAACAATTAATTGTTACAATTCTCTTTCGTTCGTTTAATTATCGTTTTTGATGAATTAACTGAGAATCTTTAGGTAAAAATAAAAAAAGCTACGTTTTGTCTCCGATTGATCGAAGACAAAACGTAGCTTGAATTAAGCTGGTGGCGCATACGAGTTACTTGGCTCGAGATCCACGAACTTGTTGAATTCTTTTCGGAAGGCGAGTTTGACGGTACCGGTTGGACCATTCCGCTGTTTTGCGATGATGATCTCAATCGTATTCGCATCTTCCGTTTCTTTATTGTAGTAATCGTCACGATACAAGAAGGCGACGATATCGGCATCTTGCTCGATCGCTCCCGATTCCCGGATATCCGACATCATCGGTCGCTTATCTTGACGACTCTCAACCCCACGGGAGAGCTGCGATAAGGCGATGACCGGGACTTCGAGTTCTCGCGCGAGTGATTTCAAGGAACGGGAAATTTCCGAAACCTCTTGTTGACGGTTGTCGCTGGAGCGACCATTCCCTTGAATCAGCTGCAAGTAATCGATCATGATCATCCCAAGACCGTGCTCCTGCTTCAAACGACGGCACTTCGCCCGGATATCGTTAACCCGAATCCCTGGTGTATCGTCGATGTAGATGCCGGCTTGAGACAGGTTACTCATCGCAAGCGATAACTTGCCCCAGTCCTCTTCCTCGAGTTGACCAGTCCGCAGACGCTGCGCATCGACGTTTCCTTCAGCACAGAGCATCCGCATGACGAGCTGTTCGGCACCCATCTCAAGACTAAAGATGGCGACGTTCTCGTCAGCACGTGTCGCGACGTTTTGCGAGATGTTCAAGGCAAACGCCGTCTTCCCGACCGATGGACGTGCTGCGACGATGATTAGATCGTTACGCTGGAAGCCGGCCGTCATCTTATCGAGATCCTGGAAACCGGTCGGAATCCCCGTCGTCTCACCGCTTTGCTTATGCAATTTATCAATCGTTGCATAGGCACTCGTCAAAACGTCCGAGATCGGGATGAAGCTCGCACTTCCTTTTCCTTGCGATACTTCGAGAATCTTCCGCTCTGCCTCGTTCAGCAGGACATCGACTTCATTTTGCCGTTCATATCCGTCAGTGACGATTTCGCCTGCCGTCCGAATGAGACGCCGAAGCGTCGACTTCTGGTCAACGACGTTAACGTAGTAATTGATGTTGGCTGCGGTTGGTACACCTTCGGCTAGTTCCGCTAGATACGGTAGACCGCCGATCTCATCTAGGATGCCAAGCGTACTCAGCTCGGCTGTGACCGTGACGAGGTCGATTGCTTCGCCTCGGTCGGACAGCACGAGCATCGCTTCGAAGATCCTCTGGTGAGAGGCACGGTAAAAGTCCTGCGGTAACAGACGTTCTGATGCACTGATCAAACGATCCGCATCAATCATGATCGCCCCTAGGACGGCTTGTTCTGCCTCGATACTTTGGGGAGGCATATTTTGCATGACTTCACTCATCACCGTTCCCCTTTTCTACTCACGCCTCTTTGACCTGAACGTTCAGCGTCGCTGTCACTTCGTTGTGTAACTTCAATGGTACCTTCGTAAAGCCGAGTGCCTTGATTGGGTGTTCGAGCTCGATTTTACGTTTATCGATCTTGTAACCCATGCTCTTGAGCGCTTCCGCGATTTGTTTGCTTGTGACAGAACCGAAGACACGACCGCCTTCACCGGCTTTCGTCGAGACGACGATCGTCTCTTTTTCGATTTTCTCTTTTAACGCTTGTGCGTCAAGCAAGTTCTGTTTCGCTTCTTCTGCTGCTTTACGTTCATGTGCTTCATGTTGCTTCAAGTTGCCAGTCGTCGCAGGACGCGCCAACTTTTTCTTGAAGAGTACGTTATTTGCATAAGCATCGGCCACGTCTTTGACGTCTCCTGCTTTACCTTGTCCTTTTACATCTTGTAAGAAAATAACCTTCATTCTGATTCCTCTCCTTTTGTCTCATCTTCTAGATATTGATCAATCGCTTTACGCAACGCATCCGCGACCGTGACGACCGATTCTGACATCTGTGTCGCCGCGTTCGTCAAGTGACCGCCGCCTCCGAGCGTCTCCATGATCAACTGGACGTTGACTTCTCCGAGTGAACGGGCACTGATCGCTGTCCGTCCGTCTTGAAGTTCCGCGATGACGAAGGCAGCACGAATGCCTTGAAGCGACAACAATTGATCGGCCGCTTGTGCGATCAAGACTTGATCGTGAATGACGCCAGGTTCCGCTGTCGCAATCGCCATCCCTTTCGTATAGACCTCGGACCGCTCGAGGATATGTGACTGCTCAACGTACGTCTCAAGATCCTGACTGAGGAACTCTTGCACGAGCACCGTGTCAGCACCTTGTGAACGCAAGTAAGATGCAGCATCGAACGTCCGCGAGCCGGTCCGAAGCGCAAAGCCTTTCGTATCGACGATGATTCCGGCAAGTAACGCCGTCGCCTCAAGCATCGATAGCTTCTGATTCGTCGGCTGGTACTCGATCAGCTCGGTGACGAGTTCTGACGTCGACGATGCGTAAGGCTCGAGATAAACGAGGACCGCATCTTCGATGAAATCCTCCCCACGCCGGTGATGATCGATCACGACCATATGCTCGAATCGACCGAGTAACGTCGGTACGACGACGAGCGACGGTTTGTGGGTATCGACGACGACGAGTAACGTCTGATCGTCAATCAACTGATCGGCTTGAAACGCATTGACGAACCGTGTCTCGAGTTGTGGTACTTCAGCGATCTCGTCCATCATCCGGCGAATCCCGCGACCGATTTCTTCTGGTGGTAAAACGATATGCGCTTCCTTATCGTTCATTTCCGCAAGCTTCAAAATACCGATCGCTGATCCGAGTGCATCCATATCCGGATTCTTATGCCCCATGATCAGGACACGGCTTGATTCCTGCATTAAATCACGAAGCGAGTTGGCAATGACCCGCGCCCGGACACGTGTCCGTTTTTCTGTCGGATTCGTCTTGCCACCATAAAAGCGGACTTTCCCGTCGCGTTTGATGACGACTTGGTCGCCTCCCCGCCCTAACGCAAGATCA encodes the following:
- a CDS encoding adenylosuccinate synthase, with amino-acid sequence MSSVVVVGTQWGDEGKGKITDFLSKQADVVARYQGGDNAGHTIVFNNETYKLHLIPSGIFYSDKKCVIGNGLVVNPKSLVKELKYLHDRGVSTDNLLISNRAHVILPYHQLQDQLEEEAKGDAKVGTTLKGIGPCYMDKAARIGIRMADLLDKETFAEKLKIVLDQKNRMFTKMYDAEPIAFDDIFEEYYAYGQEFAKYVCDTSVVVNDSLDHGEKVLFEGAQGVLLDLDHGTYPFVTSSNASAGGVASGVGVGPARIDHVVGVCKAYTSRVGDGPFPTELFDDIGHQIREVGREYGTTTGRPRRVGWFDSVVVRHSRRTSGLTDLSLNSIDVLTGLDTLKICTSYEFNGKQIDEYPASFRDLEACVPVYEELPGWKEDITGVRRFEDLPLNAQNYVKRIADLTGISLVTFSVGPGREQTVVLRDLYEEA
- the dnaB gene encoding replicative DNA helicase; translated protein: MSEVMQNMPPQSIEAEQAVLGAIMIDADRLISASERLLPQDFYRASHQRIFEAMLVLSDRGEAIDLVTVTAELSTLGILDEIGGLPYLAELAEGVPTAANINYYVNVVDQKSTLRRLIRTAGEIVTDGYERQNEVDVLLNEAERKILEVSQGKGSASFIPISDVLTSAYATIDKLHKQSGETTGIPTGFQDLDKMTAGFQRNDLIIVAARPSVGKTAFALNISQNVATRADENVAIFSLEMGAEQLVMRMLCAEGNVDAQRLRTGQLEEEDWGKLSLAMSNLSQAGIYIDDTPGIRVNDIRAKCRRLKQEHGLGMIMIDYLQLIQGNGRSSDNRQQEVSEISRSLKSLARELEVPVIALSQLSRGVESRQDKRPMMSDIRESGAIEQDADIVAFLYRDDYYNKETEDANTIEIIIAKQRNGPTGTVKLAFRKEFNKFVDLEPSNSYAPPA
- the rplI gene encoding 50S ribosomal protein L9; its protein translation is MKVIFLQDVKGQGKAGDVKDVADAYANNVLFKKKLARPATTGNLKQHEAHERKAAEEAKQNLLDAQALKEKIEKETIVVSTKAGEGGRVFGSVTSKQIAEALKSMGYKIDKRKIELEHPIKALGFTKVPLKLHNEVTATLNVQVKEA
- a CDS encoding DHH family phosphoesterase → MESGQQVSPERERRIVRFIPYLLIVGLLLVVAVREPIISAIGAIVTALLFGLHLFEERRARRAWEAYVAGISMQVEETGQDALTNMPIGILLYDEETLVTWFNDPMRDIFDDVAMGQTLNELDPLFIEMVATNEDQATLEIGDAVYRVFSNHENRTFYLFDMTEEAQVEQQLVDNQTVIGVIYLDNYDEMTQGIEDQLRSELNSRVTQLLNHWAAEHGTYIKRTASDRYFIVTTEENLRILERSKFTILDIVREETSQRGVQLTLSIGIGCGSDPIPALGLMAQSSLDLALGRGGDQVVIKRDGKVRFYGGKTNPTEKRTRVRARVIANSLRDLMQESSRVLIMGHKNPDMDALGSAIGILKLAEMNDKEAHIVLPPEEIGRGIRRMMDEIAEVPQLETRFVNAFQADQLIDDQTLLVVVDTHKPSLVVVPTLLGRFEHMVVIDHHRRGEDFIEDAVLVYLEPYASSTSELVTELIEYQPTNQKLSMLEATALLAGIIVDTKGFALRTGSRTFDAASYLRSQGADTVLVQEFLSQDLETYVEQSHILERSEVYTKGMAIATAEPGVIHDQVLIAQAADQLLSLQGIRAAFVIAELQDGRTAISARSLGEVNVQLIMETLGGGGHLTNAATQMSESVVTVADALRKAIDQYLEDETKGEESE